The Quercus robur chromosome 7, dhQueRobu3.1, whole genome shotgun sequence genome has a segment encoding these proteins:
- the LOC126691484 gene encoding probable F-box protein At5g04010, which translates to MSLNFPITTPPWEVLALVAHHLDPKTLAIASCVCKSWFISMSSDHLWKPICNTHFPNLHFTDLGEQIHHVPYHRLYAIGHTAAKRRVQTPCKPKLSLDNLIFSINIRTKSSNIVTIAKPGEELIFDPNGVFKFDVDNVNYECSSMVAVVEDVKITWNVVLSGWKGLFTMMDCEGKVSFSPGAEGWFSEELPSPGCCAGAVASGVVADLKLGFCGRRESGVGKVKVDKVSVGILSIVNWRYVSVDDGLRYLQHFLVPCDD; encoded by the coding sequence ATGTCTCTCAATTTCCCAATCACAACACCCCCATGGGAAGTCCTTGCTCTTGTTGCTCACCACCTTGACCCAAAAACACTAGCCATAGCCTCATGTGTGTGCAAGTCTTGGTTCATTTCCATGTCCTCAGACCACCTTTGGAAGCCAATTTGCAACACCCATTTCCCTAACCTACACTTCACTGACTTGGGTGAACAAATTCATCATGTCCCATACCATCGTCTCTATGCAATTGGTCACACTGCAGCCAAGCGTCGAGTCCAAACACCATGTAAGCCTAAACTTTCCCTTGACAATCTTATATTCTCTATCAACATCCGTACAAAAAGCTCCAACATTGTCACAATTGCAAAACCGGGTGAAGAACTAATCTTTGATCCAAATGGGGTGTTCAAATTCGACGTTGACAATGTGAACTACGAGTGTTCCTCTATGGTTGCGGTCGTGGAGGATGTGAAAATTACATGGAATGTGGTTTTGAGTGGGTGGAAAGGGCTGTTTACTATGATGGATTGTGAAGGGAAAGTGAGCTTCTCTCCGGGGGCCGAGGGGTGGTTTTCAGAGGAGTTACCGTCTCCGGGCTGTTGCGCTGGTGCGGTGGCGAGTGGTGTTGTGGCTGATTTGAAGTTGGGGTTTTGTGGTAGGAGGGAGAGTGGTGTTGGGAAGGTTAAGGTGGACAAAGTGAGTGTTGGGATTTTGAGTATTGTGAATTGGAGGTATGTTAGTGTTGATGATGGTCTAAGGTACTTGCAGCATTTTCTTGTTCCTTGTGATGACTAA